ttttagCTCCGTCTTTTGCACAGTCTCAGCCCTtagttcctctctttcttcttcattaagtgctgtcccctccttcccaggAGGCTCTTGTCCCTCTTTCTGCATTTAAGACAGTTTAAGCTCACTATCTTACATTCATCAGAGCTTTACCCTTTCCACAGACTTCCATTTGTCTGCTGTCTCCCTCTCCAGCAGGACATGTAGAGAGACCATTAGCCCTATTTTACATCAGAGGACATTGGCCGAGTCTACGCAGTAGTGAGCATGTGCTGCTGGGATGTCAGTCCTGATCTCCCAGCCTCTATGATCACTGCACCGTACCTCAGGGGCCTGGTCTCTGAGTGTGAGGACAAGGACGGTATGGGGAGTGCCTTGGCAAGAGCAGAGTGGGAATGGAATAGAGTTTCTGAAAACAGGCTTCAGCTGCTACTGGGGTATTTTGTACTGGCCCATCTCCCCTACCTCCACACCGTCCTCCAAACGTGGGATGCAAAAAAGCCAGAACTTTCTTACTCTGGTACTTTGTAACTAGCTTGACCAGAAGAGTCACTGAGGTCCTACCGCTGTGCTAGATGCTATGCTAAGGACTTCAAACATATTATCTCACTTACCTGCCTAACTACTCTGCCAATTGGTTATAATCAATCTTATTTTGCAGATGGGGTGAGTGAGGAAAGTATGGAGTTTATGTTCCAGCCTTGGTGCATTtaataaaagaccaaaaaaaacaacaggaataAAAATGGAAGACAAGACTTCACAGTTCTCATCCTTGTCTTAAAGGTGTTGGTGAGGAGCTTATTAGTCAGTCATTTCCACTGACTGAAAGGCTCCTAGAAACCAAGTCTGATGCTTTCACTGCAGAGATGAGGAGCTGAGGCCCTGAAAGAGACCGTCACATGCCCAAGGTCATCCAGCCAATTGTCGAAGCCTGTGCCTTGTAGGCCGAGGACATGTCCCCGCAGCAGCCCATCTCACCTTCCAGTGAGGGTTCGTTTGCACCAGAGCCCACTGCCTTTTAATTAACCGCATTTGGTACCTCTGACCCAAACAAACCTCAGTGATgagtcagtctttttttttattgacacGTTCTTTTATAGTATCTATTTTAGGGGTTTGggtgggttgggtttttttttttgaggcataagttatacacacatatacattcattttttggaaaatgagaagatgaagataggcaaaaaatgaaaaagtacagATCACAGAGAATCACTATTAACCTTTTGGTGCATAATAATTCTCTTTTTGTATTATAACACATGTAAATGCACATTATATATAGTGTTTTTCAATGTGTTGTTTTCACTTTACAATATACAATGAGCATCTTCTCATGCAAATGAATGAAACATCCTATTAAATGAATGAGATTGGGTCAAAAGATGAGATGTGGGTAGCAAGAGTAACCTGTAAATCAAAGGAACTCTGAAGGATTCAGTGTAATCGCAAATATTTAGcaagaaaatgcagacaaaaaaCCTAGTGGTGGTGATATTAATAGCAGAAAACAATTAAATTCGGGTGAGAAAGGCATTGAACGGGATAAGGACAGTCCCTGGAATGCCTATTGTTAAAATGCGGAGCCCTAAACTTCTTTCTCAGACCCCTTATCTCTTCCAAAGACTGTTTCATCTCATCTCCCTCTCTTGTcatttcttcattattaaaaggccTGTAATCTATGTCCTCTTTAAATTCCTCAAGGGACTTAAGCAGCCTTTGCCTAAAATTCCCTTCAGTTTGCTGGCGTTCAAATTTTCCATGTTGGGggttcttcctctctctttggcACGCTGAACTTGGgcttcccttcattttctttgcagAGTTTTTTTGCATGATGTAATTGTTTCCTGTGACAGTTTGGGatagtttccttctcttttttgtgCCTTGAGATGTCTGTGAACCTAGACCCTTGGAGCACCTGCAGACAGAaccgaggggggaggggaaggaaccGTTCTCTGCTGGGATTTAAGGAATTTAAGTTCTCCTTCTCTTGGCCACAGTCACAATCACTTGTAGGGCAGTCAGTCTTAACTCATCTGCAAGGAGGGAGAGAATCCTCTCTTAGCTGGTCATCATAGGATAGTCCCAAGTGCAAGGTTGAGGGCCCCAGGCCATGTAAGGACTGGCCACAGAGGTCCTTGGAGAATGGTGGGAAGGCACCACCCTGGTCTGGGACATCAGAGAGCCTGGTTCTAGTCCTGGCTTTGTGGTTCTCATTGTGTGGCTttaggcaagtcacttctctCTGGCCTTCAGTTTACTCTGTAAAATGTATACAGTAATACCTACTAAGAAAGTTATAAAAACTAAAGGTGATGCTTACATAGGAGCTAAATTAATCTCAGCACATGGTAGGCTTTTAACAATAAGTagctctcatttttttattattattaggtaCTTAGATTTTACATTAGTCTCCTCAAAGAGTCTGCTGATCTCAGAGATACGAACTATATTTTAAATGCCTTTGTATCCCCAGAACCTAGCCTCGTTCCTAATCTATACTAAGGGTATGTTTGCTCTGTGGTAAGGTTCCAGGCTTTGGAATCAAGCAGAATGGGAAGTGAATCCTGGATCCACTACTTAATGGTTGTTTCATAATTGACCTTCTCTACCTGggcctcatttatttttctataacatgGAATAATAATAACCATCTCTGAGTGTTAGGAGAATCAAATAAGATTGTTGTACCAGTGCATTTCAGCCAAACATGAATCCTATTGTAACTGCTGTGCTGCTCAGAGCCCCACAATTTAAGAGGGACCTTGAGCAATCAAAAGGTGATCAGAGGCAGCTCAGTCTAGGAGCCAAGTCCTGTCAGTAACAGCTGAGGAGCTGGGGACTTTGGGCCTTGAACAAAGAAGGCTCGGGGCTCACAGTCTAGGACCTCAAATCTCTGCAAGGCTGTCCCTGGGCACAAGGAGGAGACATTGGTGAGAAGCCAGAGAACAGAACTGGGATCAGTGTAGGGAGCCATAGGGAAGCAGATGCTGATTCAGTAAAGACAGACCTTTCTAGGAGACCTGAAATACTCTCGTAAAGAACACCCTCACTATTTTGGGCTATTTGGTTCATCAATTTGTAACTcttagttttagagaaaaaaaaagcaccccCCAAACTGGAAAGTAATCAGGGCAAAGCTAAAtgttaattaataatattaattatagttgtcctaattaATTAACAACATTTAGCCTTGCCCTGATTTATTAACTAGTAATTTAGTAATAGAGaataatagttaataattaaTCATGGGTATTTATTAATAGTTAAGGGGATTCTTGCATTGAATAGAAACTTGCTAAACCCCTATAACAAATGGAATACCTGAAAATGCAAGCTTAAATGACAAAGGATCCTAAGGAAtctacaaaacacacacacacacacacacacacacacaaaacaacgtTCTAGAACTAATAAGTGCATTTAGCAAGATCATTGTATGTAAGGTGAGAACCAAACatcaattatatttatatacaagaTGAATTAACAACAAACAATTAAGgaccacaattaaaaatacaataataccATTTATAGTCACTCCCCCGAAAAGCTTAGGTGTAAAACTAATAAAACAGGATCTGTATAACAAATATCACAAAATGCTgatgaaggaaatcaaagaagacaaataaatggagagatataccatgttcatgaattggaagactcAACATAGTAAAGATAAATATTGCAGCAGTTTATTTGTATACACAGACAAATTGACTCTAAGATTTACATGGAAAGACAAAGgaactagaatagctaaaataacattgaaaaagaataataaagttgGAAGAAATCACACTACTTAGTAAGATTTTAAGACTTACTATTTAGCAGCAATAATCGACAGTAATTAGGACAGTGTGGTATTAGAGGAAGGACAGGCACATAATTCAAGACAGAGTCCAGAAATGGACCCCACGTGATAAGTATGTCGAAAAGGTTTTTGACAAAGATACAAAAGCAGTTCAATGGAGGAAGaatagttttttcaataaatgatgttggaagaaCTAGACTTCCATaggtaaaaaaaaaccaaaatctttACCTAAACCTCACAcctcatataaaaattaactcaaaataaatcataGATCTATATATGATCATATAATCTATTAAACTTTTACTATgaactctttaaaagaaaacaggggAAAATGTTCACTACCTGGGGTTTGGCAAAgactccttccccccacccccttttttttaaattttattttaatcattgttcaaatacagttttctcccttttactcccaatccagcccccggCAAAGACTTCTTATACAAGGCACAAAAGGTAcaactcattttttttgtttttgtttattttttatttttgtatttatttactgttcatgctattacagttgtcccagtttttctccctttttctcttaaCCCCCAGACTCCCttttccacagtcaatccccacgcCGATGTTCATATCCATGGGGGATGCAGGTATGTTCTTTGTCtaaacccttcaccttctttcaagcAGTCCCACCCTCCGCTCTCCCCGTACAgcctctgtcagtctgttctttgtactGTGCCTCCAATTCTATTTtgcccattagtttattttgttgcttagattgcagttataagtgagatcatatagtatgtgCCTTTcattgcaaaatgaaaagggaacccactgtatgggagaacatatttgccaatgatacattggacaagggtttaatctccaaaatacattaaaaactcaTATCATTCAACACCAGGaatacaaacaatccagttaaaaaatgagcaaaggacctgagtagacagttctccaaggaggatatacagatggcacaTAGACATATGAAACAATGCTCAGCATTACtggccatcagagaaatgcaaattaaaaccacagtgagatagtacctcacacctgccaaaatggctatcatgaataaatcaacaaacaagtactagTGAGGAtaagaaagggaaccctagtttgttgttggtggggatgcagactggtacagccaatgtgggaaacagtgtggagtttcctcacaaaattaaaaatggaactgccttttgatcccgtgattccactgctgggactatatacaaagaatcccgaaacaccaattcaaaagaatatatgcacccctatgttcattgcagcattatttacaatagccaagatttggaaacagcctaaatgcccatcagtagaggaATGGAtacaaaagctgtggtacatttacacagtggaatactatgtggcagtaaaaaagaatgaattcttttgcaacagcatggatggaactggggactattatgctaggtgaaataagccagtcaatgaaagacaactcactttttaaaaaattggtcattggtcttcatcaaaatccaaaatgtttgtgaaaagacaaaaattaaggtaattaagatattaattaaaataatgaaaagacagTGCCCTTACTGAGGAATAATATTCTGACACAGTATTgttatccagaatatataaagaattctcaaaacttaACATTAACAGAACAACAATCCCATTAGGAAATAagcaaaagacttaaacagatatttcacagataccaagtaagcacatgaaaaaatgttttggcttcattaaacattagaaaaaaatgaatatcaaagctacagtgagataccacttcacgcccATCAGAATACTGAAGTAAaaacactgacaataccaaatgagGAACGGAGGAGCAACTGGATTTCTTACACACAAGGTgcgacaaaagtaggtttacagttgtgagtacatgaaacagagtttattcttgtattattatttattaattattatattattttccatatgaataactgtaaacctactttcgcccTACCCTGTattgctggtgggactgtaaaatggtagagccactttggaagatagtttggtGTTTTCACAAAGTTAAATACACACTtactatatttattaatttcctaAACACcaaaaaagtacatataaaaaCTGGTGAAAATTGCATAGGCTCAATAGTAGCTTAGTATCAATGTCAGTCTCCTGGTTTTGAAATTGTTTTATGGTTATATAATATGTTATCAATGGGGAAAGCTAGGTGAAGGATATACTGGAactctgtattatttttgtaacttctGGTGAgtcttaaattgtttaaaaataaaaacttaaaaacaaaacaaacaaaaaaggaaatcatgGACTCTATAGGTGAGAAGTCCAAAAGTAGGGGTGGGCTTCAGGCACAGTTTGAATAGAAGTTCAAGTATCCTCAGGCTTATGACCACATCCTCTGGGAGTCTCTCaactctgccctctctctgtgtTGGCTTTCTTCTCAGACTGACTTTGCTCACTGCACAAAGTAGGCTACCAGCAGTCCCTGGGACTTTATGCTTTTTGTTCCCTTCTGCATgccaggaggagaaagggagctATCTCTTCCTTCAACTAGGGGGAAAATAATAAAGGCCTGCGCTGTACTCTGATTTGACCACCTTAGGTCACATGCTCACCACTAAACCAATCACTGTACCCAGGGAAATGTTATGCACTGATTGCCCATCCATATGGCAAAGGAATGGGATCACTTGGTTGGCTCAGATCAATCAGGACCCACTCCTGTAGATGGGGTGGGGCCAATCCTACCCAAATATAATTACTATTACTaggtggagaagggggaagaatgGATGTTGGGTAAGCAACTCCAATATCCAGTAAAACGTCTTTCTTGAAATTTACTCTTCCCTTGGTTTCAGGGGCACCATTTTTCCTAGATATCATCCATCAATGGGTCTTAAAGCATGAGTTTTCTAGACAGAGAAAGTATAAAGTGTCATTCTAGAAGAAATAGCATAAGCCAAGGCCCAGAGATGTGAAGGGATGGACCTATTTAGAGAACATTGAAAATTTTGGTGTGGCAAAGTATAGAGTTCACGAGGGAAGAGTGGTTGTTAGTAATGAAGCTGATGGCACCGGGAGCAAAAAGCCTTGAATGCCATCTCAAGTGTCCCAGGCAATAGGAAGACATTGAAGGCTTTTGAGAAAGAATAGTACATGGACTCACTTGACCTTAGACAGATCTCTCTGGCTATGGCCTGGAGGGTAGACTGGAGGCTGTTCCAGTGCTCAGGGCAGAAGAAGATGAAAGCCTCACCAAGGGTGGTGGCCTtgaggatggagagaaacagatgAACGTGGCAGATAGTGATTTGGCGGAATCAGCAGGACCTGGTGAACTGCTTGACTTTGTGAAAGAGTTAGAGAAGAGTGTGAAGGATGATGAGAGATGACTCGCATTTCCGGCTTGGACACTTGATACATTTTTTTAGGCAGGAATGCCTAATTGTGTCAAGTGTCAAGTGCTGATGAGTCAAGGAGATAAGGACTTATAAGTGATCGTGGGATTtagtgacaaaatattttaaactatggtGGGAGCAGAAGCCAAGAAAATTGCATCAGAGTAAGTCAGGAATGGGAAGtggagaataaataataaagccaaATGAAATTCAGATATAAGAGGAGAGGATAAAGCAGTAGAAATTCAGATATAAGAGGAGAGGATAAAGCAGTAGATAAAGTCATGAAAtctattcttaaaataatatatgtttttaaaatttccagcaCCTCTCTGTATACTGGTTGTGTAGTAGCCTGTACCAtctataaaattagttttttaatagTTCCTGCCTCATGGATTTATGGTGAAGGTCAAGTCTTCATAtctctttctttaaagattttatttatttatttttagagagaggagaaggagggggaaagaaacatcaatgtgtggttgcctctcatgtggcccccactggggacctggcctgcaacctaagcatgtgccctgactgggaatcgaaccagcaaccctttggttcatagcccgcactctatccactgatctacaccagccagggccttcataTCTCTTAACaattgtttattgtctgtctcccccattAAACTTAAGTTTATTAGAAACATTGACAGCTCCTAGTGCTTGGTGTGTTATATCactaatgaatatttgttaaatgaatgatgCATTTAAGACCCTGAGCACAGTCCTGCCCACCCAAAGTAAACACTCAGAGGAGTCAGCCAGGATGTGTGAAGGAATTCCTCCCAGTGGGAGGAATGGGATACAGGAGGAGACCCCATGCCCTCAGCTTGCTGTTTTCCAGATCCTGAGGAGGTGCCCCCTGACCACCAAGATGGGAATTCAGGCAAGTCGGTGGAGGTGCCAGGAGTGAACCGTCTACGGCAAAGTTACCCCTTCCCAAAACCACAGCTGGACTGGAAGGAGGAGCAGGCTGTGGACCCCAGACATCTTCTCCAGCACTGCTTCATGGCCACAGTGACCACCAGTGACATTCCAGGCATCCCTGAGGAGGCCCCTGTCCCCAGTCTAATCTCACATGGACCAGCCCCATAGACatacaataaatgtctctacaCCATCCTCTTCCGGAGTCTCTATTCAGTGGAAATGTGGGGGTGAGGATGATCAAAGGTACTTTAGTGCCTAGTGGGGTAAATGAGGGCTTTTCCCAGCAAATCCACCCAGAGCCTGCTGTGGACCCAGCTATTCTGCTCTGCCTAGCCCACCATGAGCCAAAGGGAGTTCAGACATGGATCCCAAGTAAAATGATCAGTAATAACTCCATGAAATCAAGGAGAAGCCCAGGGTTAGTGGAGGCTCTGAGGAGCCACTCACCTAACCTGGAGAGTCAGGGAACCCTGACTTGTTCTTCCTGATACAGAGCAGGTGTACTTAGGACACCACAGAAGAGGCAGATGCATCTCTGCTGCACTCCTAGGGTGAGCCACCTGCCAGGGGACAGAATGAGAGGGGATGTAGAGTACACAGAGTGCAACCACGTTTAATATCATCCAGTTCCTTAGGTGAATGAAAGAGTTAATCAATGAGTGAGGAAATGAATGGTTAGCAGGTCAAACACAGGCTTCACAGCGCGCAGACCAGACCGGAAGCAGCCACTTCCTGACCCTGCTGTAGCCTCGATAAAGTCCTTagtctccctgagcctcagttcctttGCTGGGTTATGGTGAGTATTCAAAGATGATGGATGTGAACCCCCTTCATAAACATAAAAGTACTACAAATactgaaaaattacaaatgggTGTTTTTCAATATAGCAGTAAGAGCAGGTACTCTGGAGCCAAATGATTGGTTCAAATCTTGTCCTTGCCCTTACTTGTTAGGTAACATCTGTGCCTTGGTTCTCTCATCCACATAAGTGAGTGTAATAGTTGTTCCTACCTTAAAGGGTTTTGTAGGATGAAGTTACTTAGTCCATGCAAAGTGCTCAGAACAGAGTTGGCAAATGGAAAGCTTTATGtgttggcttttcttttttaaattaaactgatAGCAAAGAAATCTTAGAGCAGGATGCTGACTgccacccctctctcccagctgttcccatttaattttattttgaaaatctaactggctttattaagtgattcatAAAAAGAGCAGCATTCCATGTAGCAAGTACAAAGGAGTCCCCTCTCCGCAACCCCACCCCTTCCtatgccctcccccccccccgccccgttatCATTTTTGGCAGTGGCTCTAGGCTTTGCCTTAGGAGTGCAAGGCAAGTATCGGGGAGACTCAGTAGCCACTGAAAGCAGCTCTTCACATTTCTGACAGTGACATAACCTGCTGCCGGATTTGACAACACTGAACTGGTCACTCTTAGATATTTCATGGGAACTGAGCCAGGCAAGGGCACATGACGGGGTGAGTCACACGCAGAAGTGCCCTAGGCTGAAAGCCAAGAGCCCTTGGTTCTGGTCTTGCTTTATTTGTTGTCTATGggcctgtgagtgtgtgtgcatgtcttaTTTTCAGCACTCTACACCAGCACCTTGGTCTGCTTCTTGTATGTCTGGT
This Phyllostomus discolor isolate MPI-MPIP mPhyDis1 chromosome 5, mPhyDis1.pri.v3, whole genome shotgun sequence DNA region includes the following protein-coding sequences:
- the TCEAL7 gene encoding LOW QUALITY PROTEIN: transcription elongation factor A protein-like 7 (The sequence of the model RefSeq protein was modified relative to this genomic sequence to represent the inferred CDS: deleted 1 base in 1 codon); the encoded protein is MDMNIGVGIDCGKGSLGVLQGSRFTDISRHKKEKETIPNCHRKQLHHAKKLCKENEGKPKFSVPKREEEPPHGKFERQQTEGNFRQRLLKSLEEFKEDIDYRPFNNEEMTREGDEMKQSLEEIRGLRKKFRAPHFNNRHSRDCPYPVQCLSHPNLIVFCY